In Fibrobacter sp. UWR2, the following are encoded in one genomic region:
- a CDS encoding M15 family metallopeptidase — MAHETDIPFEPKKPEKPLRFCTAAKQWVEYASKDTNLVEITNMKGLRMDLRYGTFNNVTGHDMYCGIQRAFVHRDALPKLKRSLSLIAKELPGYSLVIFDAARPMYAQSVLKQAVVGTPYTNYVSSGKTGGLHNYGLALDLSLADSTGALLDMGTDFDSFERCAGEVGEAAALESGRLTQQQVDNRKLLRNIMKRAGWVSLSSEWWHFNAYTRAYTKEHYPLFPM; from the coding sequence ATGGCTCACGAAACAGACATCCCATTTGAGCCCAAGAAGCCCGAAAAGCCGTTGCGGTTCTGTACTGCCGCGAAGCAGTGGGTGGAGTACGCCAGCAAGGATACGAACCTTGTCGAGATTACGAACATGAAGGGACTTCGCATGGACCTGCGTTACGGAACGTTCAACAACGTGACGGGGCATGACATGTACTGCGGTATCCAGCGGGCGTTTGTCCACAGGGATGCACTCCCGAAGTTGAAGAGGTCGCTTTCACTTATCGCGAAGGAACTGCCCGGATACTCGCTTGTGATTTTCGATGCCGCCCGCCCGATGTATGCGCAGTCGGTGCTCAAGCAGGCGGTTGTGGGCACGCCGTACACGAATTACGTGTCTTCTGGAAAGACGGGCGGGCTCCACAATTACGGCCTCGCGCTGGACCTTTCGCTGGCTGATTCCACGGGCGCTTTGCTCGACATGGGGACAGATTTCGATTCGTTCGAGCGCTGCGCGGGCGAGGTGGGCGAGGCGGCCGCTCTTGAAAGCGGGCGGCTCACTCAGCAGCAGGTCGATAACCGCAAGCTTCTGCGCAATATCATGAAGCGCGCCGGCTGGGTTTCGCTTAGTAGCGAATGGTGGCACTTTAACGCCTACACCCGCGCCTATACCAAGGAACACTACCCGCTGTTCCCGATGTAA
- a CDS encoding L-threonylcarbamoyladenylate synthase — translation MKFPPWTSVSEAADLLKAGEVVAIPTETVYGLAGNAYNPEALAKIFAAKERPTFDPLIVHIADIAELENVARDIPDAAYRLAEAFWPGPMTMILPKKDCIPDLCTSALPSVAVRFPSHPVAQAIIKESGLPLAAPSANLFKHVSPTTAEHVAAQLADRIAGIVDGGPCSVGVESSIISLVGAPTVLRPGAITPEMFASVVGPVAIKESSSKPGQAMEAPGQCDTHYKPSVPLYFGTVPTNYKLPEHTVRIAFGQQAGPIPATVSLSETGDMTEATANLYAFMHDLDTPDYDLILVDPIPNTGVGMALNDRLKRASIKALP, via the coding sequence ATGAAGTTCCCTCCATGGACAAGCGTTTCTGAAGCTGCCGACCTGCTAAAGGCCGGCGAAGTGGTCGCCATCCCGACAGAGACCGTCTATGGGCTTGCGGGGAACGCTTACAACCCCGAAGCGCTCGCGAAGATTTTTGCCGCCAAGGAGCGCCCGACGTTTGACCCGCTTATCGTGCATATTGCCGACATCGCGGAACTGGAGAACGTCGCCCGCGACATTCCCGATGCCGCATACCGGCTGGCGGAAGCCTTCTGGCCGGGCCCGATGACCATGATTTTGCCGAAGAAGGATTGCATTCCCGACTTGTGCACAAGCGCGCTCCCTTCGGTGGCGGTAAGGTTCCCGAGCCACCCCGTAGCGCAGGCGATTATCAAGGAATCGGGCCTGCCGCTTGCAGCCCCGAGTGCAAACCTGTTCAAGCACGTGAGCCCCACGACTGCCGAGCATGTCGCAGCACAGCTTGCCGACCGCATCGCAGGCATTGTCGATGGCGGCCCCTGCTCCGTCGGTGTCGAGAGTTCCATCATATCGCTTGTCGGCGCACCGACGGTACTGCGCCCGGGCGCCATCACGCCCGAGATGTTCGCCAGCGTTGTCGGCCCCGTTGCCATCAAGGAGTCTTCTTCTAAGCCCGGGCAGGCAATGGAAGCGCCGGGGCAATGCGACACGCATTACAAGCCTTCCGTACCGCTTTATTTCGGAACCGTTCCCACAAACTACAAACTGCCGGAACATACCGTGCGCATTGCATTCGGGCAACAGGCCGGGCCGATTCCCGCCACAGTGAGCTTATCCGAAACGGGCGACATGACCGAAGCGACTGCAAACCTATATGCGTTCATGCACGACCTCGATACGCCCGACTACGACCTGATTCTCGTAGACCCGATCCCGAATACCGGAGTCGGCATGGCGCTGAACGACCGCCTGAAACGAGCCAGCATCAAGGCGCTGCCGTAA
- a CDS encoding DUF349 domain-containing protein translates to MSLLDAFKPKWQNSNPERRLEAVEEMDAREQSTLERIALSDEDSSVRSAAVKKLTLIPSLSAISKRDSEAGIRRLAESRYFEEVTKMLKVFREPANDEVLAFVNELKDTRYAEELAKSMPSSELRMELIKNTGKTNVLVQAATKDAKEEIAKVAVERIESEPSLVEVSKKSKHNSVQKIANEKLRVKREAEDNGKKAAALLAGKRHALIQQAHHLAAEKNPFSVKSKFESLMEEAKALGMGSEQAALDEIYASYEKFLQEADTERIAAEKAAAEKEQQQLHLGELLAELEAILDAGEVTEKAERVSEITAEWNEKKSIMDADSVKRFNLALVRTQEVKKPEPEVKTEEIANEEAKARPQLLEMFQALADSDITEATSKHLHALVREWEKFPALEGDDPLLQSYNTLRNKLKEKITAFEEASQKTFEANSAKLRALIERVKGFDENEDFKNLSQKLRDAFAEWKNIVGEQKFKYHDLWLEYKSATERFQEMRQWESWHNENDRANILEEMEMLAKEPGSQDVLNKLREYSNKWKNIGPVSPAKFVEFRDKFQALYTQIRSNCAQFIEEREAERQKNLESKEALCQKIEELVANTSMFWKDKYKAMQEIQESWKAIGMVPKESLNALIDRFKAASNAFFAQYKESIKQEDQNREANLEKKLMLCEEAEALKDSSDWNATSNKMKQLQDSWKATGPVPKSKSEEIWTRFRSACDAFFDKKRTHFEEMDSAKQENLVKKVNLCDKLDAMDSANITPETVEAIKAIREEWKAIGMVPKEAVESINERFNSKMNQFISAMAETDEALRKQLEGIKKKKLEMIDKVRQFAESAGSNQLADAVRDLQKEWRELGSCGIEDTEIHKTFREACDDFFTRRRDQLDIQEQARQNNLQKKVLLCEQAEDLLGDLNEANVGAAMNKVKHLRRLWKEVGAVPRDQSDKVWKRFNGACDKVFAFGRKDEPKQEAPAAAPEA, encoded by the coding sequence ATGAGCTTATTGGACGCATTTAAACCGAAATGGCAGAATTCCAACCCCGAAAGGCGCCTTGAGGCAGTCGAGGAGATGGACGCTCGCGAACAGAGCACCCTGGAACGCATTGCCCTTTCCGATGAAGATAGTAGCGTAAGAAGCGCAGCCGTGAAAAAACTGACCTTGATACCGTCCCTTTCGGCAATTTCCAAAAGGGACAGCGAGGCCGGCATCCGCAGACTGGCCGAATCGCGTTATTTCGAAGAAGTCACCAAGATGCTCAAGGTTTTCCGTGAACCCGCGAATGATGAAGTTTTGGCATTTGTGAACGAACTGAAGGACACGCGCTACGCCGAAGAACTCGCAAAGTCGATGCCGAGTTCCGAACTGCGCATGGAACTCATCAAGAACACCGGCAAGACGAACGTGCTCGTGCAGGCCGCCACCAAGGACGCGAAAGAAGAAATCGCCAAGGTTGCCGTCGAACGCATTGAATCCGAACCGTCGCTGGTAGAAGTCTCCAAGAAGTCCAAGCACAATTCCGTCCAAAAGATTGCCAACGAAAAGCTCCGTGTAAAGAGAGAAGCCGAAGACAACGGCAAGAAGGCAGCAGCCCTCCTCGCCGGCAAGAGGCACGCCCTTATCCAGCAGGCGCACCATCTCGCCGCCGAAAAGAACCCGTTCTCGGTCAAGTCCAAGTTCGAATCCCTGATGGAAGAAGCCAAGGCCCTCGGTATGGGTTCGGAACAGGCCGCTCTCGATGAAATTTACGCCAGTTACGAGAAGTTCCTGCAGGAAGCCGACACCGAACGCATCGCCGCCGAAAAGGCCGCGGCCGAAAAGGAACAGCAGCAGCTGCACCTAGGTGAACTCCTGGCTGAACTCGAGGCAATCCTCGATGCCGGCGAAGTCACTGAAAAGGCAGAGCGCGTAAGCGAGATCACCGCCGAATGGAACGAAAAGAAGTCCATCATGGATGCAGACAGCGTGAAGCGGTTCAACCTCGCCCTCGTCCGCACCCAGGAAGTGAAAAAGCCCGAACCGGAAGTCAAGACCGAAGAAATCGCAAACGAAGAAGCGAAGGCTCGCCCGCAGCTCCTCGAGATGTTCCAGGCTCTCGCCGATTCCGACATTACCGAAGCGACGTCCAAGCACCTGCATGCCCTGGTCCGCGAATGGGAAAAGTTCCCCGCACTCGAAGGCGACGACCCGCTGCTCCAAAGCTACAACACCTTGCGCAACAAGCTCAAGGAAAAGATCACTGCATTCGAAGAAGCCTCCCAGAAGACATTCGAAGCCAATTCCGCGAAACTCCGCGCCCTTATCGAACGTGTAAAGGGCTTCGACGAGAACGAGGACTTCAAGAACCTGAGCCAGAAACTCCGCGACGCATTCGCCGAATGGAAGAATATCGTCGGAGAACAGAAGTTCAAGTACCACGACCTGTGGCTCGAGTACAAGAGCGCTACCGAACGTTTCCAGGAAATGCGCCAGTGGGAATCTTGGCACAACGAAAACGACCGCGCAAACATCCTCGAAGAGATGGAAATGCTTGCGAAGGAACCCGGTAGCCAGGACGTGCTTAACAAGTTGCGCGAATACAGCAACAAGTGGAAGAACATCGGACCCGTCTCCCCGGCGAAGTTCGTGGAATTCCGCGACAAGTTCCAGGCCCTCTACACCCAAATCCGTTCGAACTGCGCGCAGTTCATTGAAGAACGCGAGGCCGAACGCCAGAAGAACCTCGAAAGCAAGGAAGCCCTCTGCCAGAAAATCGAGGAACTCGTGGCGAACACCTCCATGTTCTGGAAAGACAAGTACAAGGCCATGCAGGAAATCCAGGAATCCTGGAAGGCAATCGGCATGGTGCCCAAGGAAAGCCTGAACGCCCTTATCGACCGCTTCAAGGCGGCTTCCAACGCATTCTTTGCCCAGTACAAGGAAAGCATCAAACAAGAAGACCAGAACCGCGAAGCGAACCTCGAAAAGAAACTGATGCTCTGCGAAGAAGCCGAAGCCCTGAAGGATTCCTCCGACTGGAATGCGACATCCAACAAGATGAAGCAGTTGCAGGATTCCTGGAAGGCCACCGGCCCTGTCCCCAAGAGCAAGTCCGAAGAAATCTGGACCCGCTTCCGCAGCGCATGCGATGCCTTCTTCGACAAGAAGCGCACGCACTTCGAAGAAATGGATTCCGCAAAGCAGGAAAACCTCGTCAAGAAGGTGAACCTCTGCGACAAGCTCGATGCGATGGACTCTGCAAACATCACTCCCGAGACCGTCGAAGCCATCAAGGCTATCCGCGAAGAATGGAAGGCCATCGGTATGGTGCCGAAGGAAGCCGTCGAATCCATCAACGAGCGTTTCAACTCCAAGATGAACCAGTTTATCTCTGCGATGGCCGAAACTGACGAAGCCCTCCGCAAGCAGCTGGAAGGCATCAAGAAAAAGAAACTCGAAATGATTGACAAGGTACGCCAGTTCGCCGAAAGTGCCGGCTCTAACCAGCTTGCCGATGCCGTTCGCGACCTGCAGAAGGAATGGCGCGAGCTCGGATCTTGCGGCATCGAGGACACAGAAATTCACAAGACCTTCCGCGAAGCCTGCGACGACTTCTTCACGCGCCGCCGCGACCAGCTGGACATCCAGGAACAGGCCCGCCAGAACAACCTGCAGAAGAAGGTTCTGCTCTGCGAACAGGCCGAAGACCTGCTTGGCGACCTGAACGAAGCCAACGTCGGTGCAGCGATGAACAAGGTGAAGCACCTGCGCAGGCTCTGGAAAGAAGTCGGCGCCGTTCCGCGCGACCAGTCCGACAAGGTCTGGAAGCGTTTCAATGGTGCCTGCGACAAGGTATTCGCATTCGGCCGCAAGGACGAACCGAAGCAAGAAGCCCCTGCCGCTGCTCCGGAAGCGTAA
- the priA gene encoding primosomal protein N', protein MAKRIKKTAPPEQIRAKFSASSLERFCEVYIPQAPSVYTYGIPAELPEGVEIRRGSVVWVQFATRKTPLLAIVSKVVDRPSFDVRCAYPHASGYAFSERFMEALEWVARYYVSTPMKALDVFLPAQFDKYLDALADDAYVSGSAVVAPSGTELPPKPDVPPLTDEQQVALDSLVEDLSKEGFRASLLHGVTGSGKTRVYQELAYEALKRGKRVLILVPEIGLTPQTAGRFEDFLHVGVQVLHSALSAPKRRASYVSILKDEARVVLGTRSAILSPFDFDLVILDEEHDSSFKQQDPAPRYHTRELAFHLAYKYGAQVVLGSATPSLETYHNASTHKLKYLKLQKRATSASLPNVQIVDMGKIRQQKGILMSPDLRDALVKCVADGDQAIVLMNRRGYSKIRVCSECGETLYCKHCHVPLVYHKQYKSLLCHYCGLLYPVDMPCAACGAATYEFVGGAIEKLEEEISEWVPDARIIRMDRDTTQNVGAVEKILDSFRSREYNILLGTQMVAKGHDFPGVKLVGVVGADSGLGMPDFRSTERLFQLLSQTAGRAGRAQSDGKVLLQTLNPDEPVMQFALRHDFVGFAEKELRDRREACYPPFCKLVELSFGSKDEGALHDAVTRVESLCRAEKTLMVMGPVDAFIPVVQNVRWVKLYLKTNDLAAVRRILSPVVNSAKPLIPGVEIKVEIE, encoded by the coding sequence ATGGCAAAACGCATCAAAAAGACGGCTCCTCCCGAGCAAATTAGGGCTAAATTCAGCGCATCTTCGCTGGAACGCTTTTGCGAGGTCTATATCCCGCAGGCCCCTTCCGTCTATACCTACGGTATTCCCGCAGAATTGCCCGAAGGGGTGGAAATTCGCCGGGGGAGCGTGGTCTGGGTGCAGTTTGCCACCCGTAAGACCCCTTTACTTGCCATTGTTTCGAAAGTTGTCGACCGTCCGTCGTTTGACGTGCGTTGCGCCTACCCGCATGCGTCGGGCTATGCTTTTAGTGAACGGTTCATGGAAGCGCTTGAATGGGTGGCCCGCTATTATGTAAGTACGCCCATGAAGGCGCTCGACGTGTTTTTGCCGGCGCAGTTCGACAAATACCTGGATGCGCTGGCAGATGATGCGTATGTATCGGGTTCTGCTGTCGTAGCGCCTTCGGGTACAGAACTTCCGCCAAAACCGGATGTGCCTCCGCTGACAGACGAGCAGCAGGTGGCGCTCGATTCGCTGGTAGAAGACCTCTCGAAGGAAGGCTTCCGCGCGTCGCTTTTGCATGGCGTTACTGGGTCTGGCAAGACGCGCGTGTACCAGGAATTGGCCTACGAGGCCCTGAAACGCGGGAAGCGCGTGCTCATCCTTGTTCCGGAAATCGGCCTCACTCCGCAGACTGCGGGGCGGTTTGAAGATTTTTTGCATGTGGGTGTCCAGGTGCTGCATTCTGCACTTTCGGCCCCCAAACGCAGGGCGTCATATGTTTCCATATTGAAGGACGAGGCGCGCGTGGTTCTCGGGACCCGCAGTGCAATCCTTTCTCCGTTCGATTTTGACCTCGTGATTCTCGACGAAGAACATGATTCTTCGTTCAAGCAGCAGGATCCGGCGCCACGTTACCATACCCGCGAACTGGCGTTCCACCTGGCGTACAAGTATGGGGCGCAAGTAGTTCTCGGGAGCGCGACCCCGAGTCTGGAGACGTACCACAACGCCAGTACGCATAAGTTGAAGTACCTGAAGTTGCAGAAGCGAGCGACATCGGCAAGCCTTCCGAATGTGCAGATTGTCGATATGGGGAAAATCCGCCAGCAGAAGGGGATACTGATGTCTCCCGATTTGCGCGATGCGCTTGTGAAGTGCGTTGCAGATGGTGACCAGGCGATTGTGCTCATGAACCGTCGCGGCTATTCCAAGATACGTGTGTGTAGCGAGTGCGGCGAGACGCTTTATTGCAAACATTGTCATGTACCGTTAGTTTATCATAAACAGTACAAGTCCCTCCTGTGCCATTACTGCGGACTCTTGTATCCAGTCGATATGCCCTGTGCTGCTTGCGGGGCGGCCACATACGAGTTTGTTGGCGGAGCCATCGAGAAACTCGAAGAAGAAATTAGTGAGTGGGTGCCGGATGCTAGGATAATCCGTATGGACCGCGATACCACGCAGAATGTGGGGGCTGTCGAAAAGATCCTGGACTCGTTCCGCAGCCGCGAATATAATATTCTGCTCGGTACGCAGATGGTCGCTAAGGGCCACGATTTCCCGGGTGTGAAACTTGTTGGTGTCGTGGGGGCCGATAGCGGCCTCGGAATGCCTGATTTCCGCAGTACGGAAAGGCTGTTCCAGTTGCTGAGCCAGACCGCGGGCCGCGCCGGTCGCGCCCAGAGTGATGGCAAGGTGCTGCTGCAGACGCTCAATCCCGATGAACCGGTGATGCAGTTTGCGCTTCGGCACGACTTTGTGGGCTTTGCCGAGAAGGAACTGCGCGACCGCCGCGAAGCCTGCTATCCGCCATTCTGCAAGCTGGTGGAACTCTCCTTCGGGAGTAAGGACGAGGGCGCCTTGCATGATGCCGTCACCCGTGTAGAATCGCTTTGCCGCGCCGAAAAGACGCTCATGGTGATGGGGCCGGTGGATGCCTTTATACCGGTGGTGCAGAATGTGCGCTGGGTAAAGCTCTACCTGAAGACGAACGACTTAGCGGCGGTGCGCCGCATACTTTCGCCTGTCGTAAATAGCGCAAAACCCTTGATTCCGGGTGTCGAAATCAAGGTTGAAATAGAATAG
- a CDS encoding TIGR02147 family protein, protein MKPITEYQDYRRYMQDFYEEKKKSGFTWREFSKGAGFASPSYLKLVCEGKSSLSRVGLPRVANAMGLLGYEFTYFEKMVEFGNATNDEKKKAAFAELTRIAKEQKARVIDSDTFAYYESAINSIVRELAPLMPGALPNEMAKRIKHLYTAQQVRDSLAMLTRAKYLEETDENVYRQTDKAITGSTEAIPLALRSMNREMTDLAKEAIDSVNVHERNISGVTMGVDTATLARISEEIDKCRRNVIALANGCKNIEQVYRLNLQLFPLTDKV, encoded by the coding sequence ATGAAACCGATTACCGAATACCAGGACTACCGCCGCTACATGCAGGACTTCTATGAGGAAAAGAAGAAGTCCGGCTTCACCTGGCGTGAATTCTCGAAGGGCGCCGGATTCGCATCGCCATCATACCTCAAGCTGGTATGCGAAGGCAAGAGTTCGCTCAGCCGCGTGGGGCTCCCGCGCGTCGCCAACGCGATGGGACTTTTGGGCTACGAGTTCACCTACTTCGAGAAGATGGTCGAATTCGGGAACGCAACAAACGACGAGAAGAAGAAGGCCGCATTTGCAGAGCTCACCCGCATCGCAAAGGAACAGAAGGCGCGCGTCATCGATTCCGACACGTTCGCCTACTATGAATCCGCCATCAACTCCATCGTGCGCGAGCTAGCACCCCTGATGCCGGGCGCCCTCCCGAACGAGATGGCGAAGCGTATCAAGCACCTCTACACGGCGCAACAGGTCCGCGATTCGCTCGCCATGCTCACCCGCGCAAAGTATCTCGAAGAAACAGACGAAAACGTCTACCGCCAGACGGACAAGGCCATCACCGGCTCGACCGAAGCCATTCCGCTTGCGCTCCGCAGCATGAACCGCGAAATGACCGACCTCGCCAAGGAAGCCATCGACAGCGTCAATGTACACGAAAGGAACATCTCGGGCGTTACCATGGGCGTCGACACAGCGACACTCGCACGGATATCCGAAGAGATAGACAAATGCCGCCGCAACGTCATCGCACTTGCGAATGGCTGCAAGAACATCGAACAGGTCTACCGCCTCAACCTTCAACTCTTCCCGCTTACGGACAAGGTATAG
- the ffh gene encoding signal recognition particle protein, with protein sequence MFSQLTDSLESTLKNLRGQGKLTEENVAESLREVRRAFLEADVNFNVTRDFVKAVKEKALGAEVLNSVTPGQQIVKIIHDELVAVMGGETKEINLSGPAPVGIMMAGLQGSGKTTFAGKIALWMRSKKKRKPLLVAADVYRPAAIKQLQVLGKSIGIPVYDEGQGDPVEIIKHGYQYAKDNGFDLVIYDTAGRLQIDEELMQELEKAKEAVHPDEILFVADAMIGQEAVNVAETFWQRLNFTGVCLSKMDGDTRGGAALSIKKMTGVPICFIGVGEKLPDIDLFHPDRMASRILGMGDVVSLVEKAQQVIDEKDAKDLKKKILNNTFDLNDFLTQLRTIKKLGRIKDILGLIPGLNKLPLDQIDEKQLVYVEAILSSMTPKERKKPQILDGSRKNRIAKGSGTELGRVNAVLKQYEDMKLMFKKVGDMAKKQNNGGQIGSNYTPPKVKKKRK encoded by the coding sequence ATGTTTTCACAGCTGACCGACTCTCTAGAATCTACCCTCAAGAACCTGCGCGGGCAGGGCAAGCTCACCGAAGAAAACGTCGCCGAATCGCTGCGCGAAGTGCGTCGTGCGTTCCTCGAAGCCGACGTAAACTTCAACGTGACCCGCGACTTCGTGAAGGCCGTCAAGGAAAAGGCCCTGGGCGCCGAAGTCCTGAACTCGGTAACCCCCGGTCAGCAGATTGTCAAGATTATCCACGACGAGCTCGTTGCCGTGATGGGCGGCGAGACCAAGGAAATCAACCTCTCCGGCCCCGCTCCGGTCGGCATCATGATGGCTGGCCTCCAGGGTTCCGGTAAGACGACTTTCGCCGGCAAGATTGCCCTTTGGATGCGCAGCAAGAAGAAGAGAAAGCCGCTCCTCGTGGCGGCCGACGTGTACCGCCCCGCCGCTATCAAGCAGTTGCAGGTGCTCGGCAAGTCCATCGGCATCCCGGTGTACGACGAAGGCCAGGGCGACCCGGTGGAAATCATCAAGCACGGCTACCAGTACGCGAAGGACAACGGCTTTGACCTCGTGATTTACGATACCGCAGGCCGCCTGCAGATCGACGAAGAGTTGATGCAGGAACTCGAGAAGGCGAAGGAAGCCGTCCACCCCGACGAAATCCTGTTCGTCGCCGACGCGATGATCGGTCAGGAAGCGGTGAACGTCGCCGAGACCTTCTGGCAGCGACTCAACTTCACGGGCGTTTGCCTCTCGAAGATGGACGGTGACACCCGCGGCGGTGCAGCGCTCTCCATCAAGAAGATGACGGGCGTGCCCATTTGCTTTATCGGCGTGGGCGAAAAGCTCCCCGACATCGACCTGTTCCACCCCGACCGCATGGCAAGCCGTATCCTCGGCATGGGCGACGTGGTCAGCCTCGTGGAAAAGGCCCAGCAGGTCATCGACGAGAAGGACGCGAAGGACCTCAAGAAGAAAATCCTCAACAACACCTTCGACCTGAACGATTTCTTGACGCAGCTCCGCACCATCAAGAAGCTCGGCCGCATCAAGGATATCCTCGGGCTCATCCCGGGCCTGAACAAGCTCCCGCTCGACCAGATTGACGAGAAGCAGCTCGTGTACGTGGAAGCCATTCTGAGTTCCATGACCCCGAAGGAAAGGAAGAAGCCGCAGATTCTCGACGGCAGCCGCAAGAACCGTATCGCAAAGGGTTCGGGCACCGAACTTGGTCGCGTGAACGCCGTGCTCAAGCAGTACGAAGACATGAAGCTCATGTTCAAGAAGGTGGGCGACATGGCGAAGAAGCAGAACAACGGCGGCCAGATTGGCAGCAACTACACGCCGCCGAAGGTCAAGAAGAAGAGGAAATAG
- a CDS encoding pyridoxal phosphate-dependent aminotransferase, which yields MKPLSERTETFTDSVIRRMTRIANACGAINLSQGFPDFDPPEALTRRLAEIAPVGPHQYAITFGAQNFREALSDKQFHFSGLRYDPQKEIVITCGSTEAMMASMMSVCNPGDKVVLFSPFYENYSADTILCGATPVYVPLSPVDLSFDADVLESAMKQPGVKALVLCNPANPSGKVFTREELSVIASLAVKYDLYVITDEVYEHIIYAPHRHTYISTLPGMFERTIECSSLSKTYSITGWRLGYVLAAAPVMDRVKKVHDFLTVGAAAPLMEAAVTALRFDDSYYTGLQAHYTHMRQVFTEGLRNLGLRFSEPQGAYFVLIDISEFGYGSRSSQAGDKLPDEQFCIDMAQKVGVAAVPGSSFFREPVDHLVRLHFAKKDETLYEALNRLEGLKKLKR from the coding sequence ATGAAGCCGTTAAGTGAACGTACAGAGACCTTTACCGATTCCGTTATCCGCCGGATGACCCGCATCGCGAATGCCTGCGGGGCAATCAACCTTTCGCAGGGTTTCCCGGATTTCGACCCTCCGGAGGCGCTGACAAGGCGGCTGGCAGAAATTGCCCCCGTGGGCCCGCACCAGTATGCGATTACGTTCGGTGCGCAGAATTTTCGCGAGGCGCTGAGCGACAAGCAGTTCCACTTTAGCGGGCTTCGCTACGACCCGCAAAAAGAAATCGTCATCACCTGCGGCAGCACCGAGGCGATGATGGCCTCGATGATGTCGGTCTGCAACCCTGGCGACAAGGTCGTGCTGTTCTCGCCTTTTTATGAGAACTATTCTGCCGACACAATCCTCTGCGGTGCGACTCCGGTTTATGTGCCGCTTTCTCCGGTGGACTTGAGCTTTGATGCGGACGTCCTGGAAAGCGCCATGAAACAGCCGGGCGTGAAGGCTCTCGTGCTGTGCAATCCGGCGAACCCAAGCGGGAAGGTCTTTACCCGTGAGGAACTTTCGGTAATCGCCTCCCTTGCAGTGAAGTATGACCTGTATGTGATTACGGACGAAGTGTACGAGCACATCATCTACGCGCCTCACCGTCACACGTATATCTCGACGCTCCCGGGAATGTTCGAACGCACCATCGAGTGCAGTAGCCTGAGCAAGACTTATTCAATTACCGGCTGGCGTCTCGGATACGTGCTTGCCGCGGCCCCCGTGATGGACCGCGTCAAGAAAGTCCACGACTTTTTGACGGTCGGCGCCGCTGCTCCGCTGATGGAGGCTGCCGTGACGGCGCTCCGCTTTGACGATTCGTACTATACGGGCCTGCAGGCGCATTACACGCACATGAGGCAGGTGTTCACGGAAGGCTTGCGAAACCTGGGACTGCGTTTCTCCGAACCGCAGGGTGCTTACTTTGTCCTGATCGACATCTCTGAATTCGGATACGGCTCGCGCAGTTCTCAAGCCGGAGACAAGTTGCCCGATGAACAGTTCTGCATCGATATGGCGCAGAAGGTGGGCGTTGCCGCGGTGCCGGGCTCCAGTTTCTTCAGGGAACCGGTGGACCACTTGGTGCGTCTCCACTTTGCCAAGAAGGACGAAACCCTTTATGAGGCGCTGAACCGTCTCGAGGGTCTCAAGAAACTGAAACGCTAG
- a CDS encoding ferredoxin, whose translation MAITKVWLDESSDECVSCGACEATCDAVFSVPEKMQVKEGVDFSAYESEIKDAADSCPAGVIKYE comes from the coding sequence ATGGCAATCACGAAAGTTTGGCTCGACGAATCCAGCGACGAATGCGTCTCCTGCGGCGCCTGCGAAGCAACTTGCGACGCAGTGTTCAGCGTTCCCGAAAAGATGCAGGTGAAGGAAGGCGTCGATTTCTCCGCTTACGAAAGCGAAATCAAGGACGCTGCTGACAGCTGCCCGGCCGGCGTGATCAAGTACGAGTAA